The following are from one region of the Cloacibacterium normanense genome:
- the mutS gene encoding DNA mismatch repair protein MutS yields MAKKETPLMTQYNTIKAKYPDALLLFRVGDFYETFGQDAIKTSQILGIVLTKRANGEGHIELAGFPHHSVDSYLPKLVRAGMRVAICDQLEDPKMVKGIVKRGVTELVTPGVTFNEQVLNSKKNNFLLSLHKEKEKFGIALVDVSTGEFLVAEGNLEKLLHIVHTFDPAEIIYQRTAEIPSQLKNKNCFKLEDWAYQYNFAYEKLNSHFKTKSLKGFGIEEQKLGITAAGAIFAYLVEDTHHALLQHITKIQSIPQDDYLMMDNFTLRNLEIVHSSNFQGKSLLDIIDKTSTAMGGRLLRRRLILPLKSVNEINRRLSLIEFFNKEDSLKFEILDLLKGISDLDRLVGKLAAEKISPKELGYLRQSLINIQKIRELLSSHHDVLAWLEPLNNLEELISYLQNHLNEELPVNLNKGNVIKSEVSEELDRLRNLQNKGKGFLDEMCQREIERTGISSLKIDFNNVFGYYIEVRNTHKDKVPEDWIRKQTLVNAERYITEELKEYETQILGAEEKISQIEHQLYRQVCENVMMYIDQIQENSRLIAELDCAVSLSELAISENYTKPILNETFAIDIKEGRHPIIEKSLPLGEKYIPNDVFLDKDSQQIIMVTGPNMAGKSAILRQTAIICLLAQIGSFVPAKHAEIGILDKIFTRVGATDNISAGESTFMVEMNEAANILNNISERSLILLDEIGRGTSTYDGVSIAWAIAEYLHQHSTQPKTLFATHYHELNEMSVNFERIKNFHVTIQENKGNIIFLRKLVSGGSEHSFGIHVAKLAGMPSKVVNRASEILKTLENSRSNSGSTEKIKRVTEENLQLSFFQLDDPVLENIREELTKIDINTLTPIEALMKLNAIKKMIGK; encoded by the coding sequence ATGGCAAAAAAAGAAACTCCGTTAATGACTCAGTACAATACCATCAAGGCGAAATATCCAGATGCGCTATTGCTTTTCAGAGTGGGAGATTTCTATGAGACTTTCGGGCAAGATGCCATTAAAACTTCACAAATTTTAGGGATAGTTCTTACCAAAAGAGCCAATGGAGAAGGTCATATTGAGTTAGCAGGTTTTCCGCATCATTCTGTAGATTCTTACTTGCCAAAATTGGTAAGAGCCGGAATGCGTGTTGCGATTTGCGACCAATTGGAAGACCCAAAAATGGTGAAAGGTATCGTGAAACGTGGCGTTACAGAATTGGTAACTCCGGGTGTTACGTTTAACGAACAAGTTCTCAATTCCAAAAAAAATAATTTCTTGCTTTCTCTACACAAGGAAAAAGAGAAATTTGGGATTGCGCTAGTAGACGTTTCTACGGGTGAATTTCTAGTTGCAGAAGGAAATTTAGAGAAATTACTGCACATTGTTCACACTTTTGATCCTGCTGAAATTATTTACCAAAGAACCGCCGAAATTCCTTCTCAACTTAAAAATAAAAACTGTTTTAAGCTAGAAGATTGGGCTTATCAATATAATTTTGCTTACGAAAAACTGAATTCCCATTTCAAAACAAAATCTCTAAAAGGTTTCGGGATTGAAGAACAAAAATTGGGGATTACAGCAGCTGGAGCAATTTTCGCTTATTTAGTTGAAGATACACATCACGCTCTTTTACAGCATATTACTAAAATTCAGAGCATTCCGCAAGATGATTATTTGATGATGGATAATTTCACTTTAAGGAATTTAGAAATTGTACATTCTAGTAATTTTCAAGGGAAATCTTTGCTCGATATTATCGATAAAACTTCCACAGCAATGGGAGGAAGATTGCTTCGCCGAAGATTAATTTTACCTTTAAAATCAGTAAACGAAATCAACCGAAGACTTTCTCTGATTGAGTTTTTCAACAAAGAAGATTCTTTGAAATTTGAAATTCTGGATTTATTAAAAGGAATTTCAGATTTAGACCGATTGGTTGGAAAATTGGCTGCCGAAAAAATTTCACCGAAAGAACTCGGTTATCTTCGTCAGAGTTTAATCAATATTCAGAAAATTAGAGAATTATTGAGTTCTCATCACGATGTTTTAGCTTGGCTAGAACCTCTGAACAATTTGGAAGAACTCATTTCTTATCTTCAAAATCATTTGAATGAAGAACTTCCGGTAAACCTCAACAAAGGAAATGTGATCAAATCCGAAGTTTCGGAAGAACTCGATAGATTGAGAAATCTTCAAAACAAAGGCAAAGGTTTCTTAGACGAAATGTGCCAAAGAGAAATCGAAAGAACGGGAATTTCTTCCTTGAAAATTGATTTTAATAATGTTTTTGGTTACTACATCGAGGTTAGAAATACACATAAAGACAAAGTTCCAGAAGATTGGATTCGTAAACAAACGTTGGTAAATGCAGAGCGCTACATTACCGAAGAATTAAAGGAATACGAAACGCAAATTCTCGGTGCAGAAGAAAAAATTTCGCAGATTGAGCACCAATTGTATCGTCAGGTTTGTGAAAATGTGATGATGTATATTGACCAAATTCAGGAAAATTCTAGATTAATTGCTGAATTAGATTGTGCGGTTTCGCTTTCTGAATTGGCGATTTCCGAAAATTATACAAAACCCATTCTCAACGAAACTTTTGCGATTGACATCAAAGAAGGAAGGCATCCAATTATAGAAAAATCGCTTCCTTTAGGTGAAAAATACATTCCGAATGATGTTTTTCTAGATAAAGATTCTCAACAAATCATTATGGTAACCGGACCAAATATGGCGGGTAAATCTGCAATTTTGAGACAAACTGCAATTATTTGTTTGCTGGCACAAATTGGAAGTTTTGTTCCTGCAAAACATGCCGAAATCGGTATTTTAGACAAAATTTTTACCAGAGTTGGCGCTACCGATAATATTTCTGCGGGGGAATCTACTTTTATGGTAGAAATGAACGAAGCGGCGAATATTTTGAATAATATTTCGGAGAGAAGTTTGATTTTACTTGATGAAATCGGACGTGGTACTTCTACTTATGACGGGGTTTCCATCGCTTGGGCGATTGCAGAATATCTTCACCAACATTCTACTCAACCGAAAACCCTTTTCGCCACGCACTACCACGAACTCAATGAAATGAGTGTAAATTTTGAGAGAATTAAAAATTTCCACGTGACCATTCAGGAGAATAAAGGCAATATTATTTTTCTCCGAAAACTGGTTTCTGGTGGCAGTGAACACAGTTTCGGGATTCACGTGGCAAAATTGGCAGGAATGCCTTCAAAAGTAGTAAACAGAGCTTCTGAAATTCTGAAAACTTTGGAAAATTCTCGTTCCAACAGTGGTTCTACCGAAAAAATAAAACGGGTAACCGAAGAAAACCTTCAACTTTCTTTCTTCCAACTCGATGATCCTGTTTTGGAAAACATCAGAGAAGAACTTACGAAAATTGACATCAATACTTTAACACCGATTGAAGCCTTAATGAAATTGAATGCGATTAAGAAGATGATTGGTAAATAA
- a CDS encoding BaiN/RdsA family NAD(P)/FAD-dependent oxidoreductase, whose amino-acid sequence MKKKITIIGGGAAGFFCAANLDENKFNVTILEQNNETLQKVKISGGGRCNVSHACFDPRELVKFYPRGNKELLSVFHKFQPGDTMDWFAQRNVSLKIEGDNRIFPESNSSQTIMDCFLKEVQAKNFEIKTQSVVLEIQRLEEGYKIITKEGEILTNYVIYTTGSSPKSLKMIENLGHKIVSPVPSLFTFNIKNDVLNDLMGTSFPHAEVSIPKLKMEESGPLLITHWGLSGPAILKLSAWKARELSDLKYNFEIKVNFIGIDKEQAEEVFKNYREENPKKTIGNSKIFEITNRFWHRILWLSKIDLEKNISHITKQELQKILENLCENTMQVKGKSTFKDEFVTAGGVDLKEINFKTMESKILENFYIAGEVLNIDAVTGGFNFQACWSEAWLIAQDLNAK is encoded by the coding sequence ATGAAAAAGAAAATTACCATTATTGGAGGAGGAGCAGCTGGATTTTTCTGTGCTGCAAACCTCGACGAAAATAAATTCAACGTAACGATTTTAGAACAAAACAACGAAACACTGCAAAAAGTAAAAATTTCTGGTGGAGGAAGATGCAATGTTTCTCACGCTTGTTTTGATCCTAGAGAATTGGTGAAATTTTACCCGAGAGGAAATAAAGAATTATTAAGCGTTTTTCACAAATTTCAACCAGGAGATACGATGGATTGGTTTGCTCAACGAAATGTTTCGTTGAAAATAGAAGGTGATAATAGAATTTTCCCAGAAAGTAATTCCTCTCAAACCATTATGGATTGTTTCTTGAAAGAAGTTCAGGCTAAAAATTTTGAAATCAAAACACAATCGGTCGTTTTAGAAATTCAGAGATTAGAAGAAGGGTATAAAATCATCACCAAAGAAGGAGAAATCCTCACCAATTATGTGATTTATACCACAGGAAGTTCGCCGAAATCTTTGAAAATGATTGAAAATTTAGGGCATAAAATTGTTTCGCCAGTTCCGTCATTATTTACTTTTAATATCAAAAATGATGTGCTGAATGATTTAATGGGAACGAGTTTTCCTCATGCAGAAGTTTCTATTCCAAAATTAAAAATGGAAGAATCTGGGCCTCTTCTCATTACACATTGGGGACTTTCTGGCCCTGCAATTTTAAAACTTTCTGCGTGGAAAGCGAGAGAACTTTCCGATTTGAAATACAATTTTGAAATTAAAGTCAATTTCATAGGCATAGACAAAGAACAAGCGGAAGAAGTTTTCAAAAATTACAGAGAAGAAAACCCTAAAAAAACTATCGGAAATTCTAAAATTTTTGAGATTACGAATCGTTTTTGGCACAGAATTCTTTGGTTGTCTAAGATAGATTTGGAGAAAAATATTTCGCACATCACCAAGCAAGAACTCCAAAAAATTCTAGAAAATCTTTGCGAAAACACAATGCAAGTCAAGGGGAAATCTACCTTTAAAGATGAATTTGTAACTGCAGGTGGTGTAGATTTGAAGGAGATAAACTTCAAAACGATGGAATCTAAAATTTTAGAAAATTTTTATATTGCAGGAGAAGTTCTGAATATTGACGCTGTAACTGGTGGTTTTAATTTCCAAGCTTGTTGGAGCGAAGCATGGCTGATTGCGCAGGATTTGAATGCTAAATAA
- a CDS encoding IS3 family transposase (programmed frameshift), with protein sequence MGKSKYSVDFKLKAIKRYHKGDIGTDDLGKRIGVCGSLVRKWIKFYELYGVSGLVRLSNTHYTKDFKLKILSVIEKENLSLKEASRRFNIPAESSILSWQRNYKKNGILGLENRPRGRPKTMSNYKRKKKKTGKPLTREEELLERIYYLEAENAILKKFRRLNSGKEKSKAIEELRQDFDLAVLLHCTSMARSSFYYYQKRFQMKDKYAEIKEMIKQIYHRHKGRLGYRRITLLLKEKGILINHKTVLRLMKILGLKSIIRVKKYKSYKGEQGKIAPNVLQRDFKSDTPNQKWATDVTEFNVSGNKLYLSPIIDLFNGEIVSFDLSERPVFSQIIRMLKKSFRKVKSTQNIILHSDQGWQYQMKHYQNLLKEKGIIQSMSRKGNCLDNAVIENFFGTIKSEMFYTRKFGSIQELKIEIVKYIHYYNNDRIRLNLKGKSPVQYRTLSFENIV encoded by the exons ATGGGAAAAAGTAAATATTCAGTAGACTTTAAATTAAAAGCTATAAAGAGATATCACAAAGGGGACATTGGAACAGACGATTTAGGAAAACGCATTGGAGTTTGTGGTTCCTTGGTTCGTAAATGGATAAAATTTTATGAACTTTATGGAGTTTCAGGACTTGTTCGGCTTTCCAATACGCATTACACAAAAGATTTTAAATTAAAGATTTTATCAGTAATTGAGAAAGAGAATTTAAGTTTAAAAGAAGCGTCGAGAAGGTTTAATATTCCTGCGGAGTCCAGTATTCTTAGTTGGCAGCGTAATTACAAAAAAAATGGTATTTTAGGTTTAGAAAACAGACCCAGAGGAAGACCTAAAACCATGAGTAATTACAAGCGAAAAAAAAAGAAAACAGGCAAACCCTTAACAAGGGAGGAAGAACTGTTGGAGAGGATTTATTATTTAGAAGCCGAGAACGCCATTTTAAAAAAGT TTAGACGCCTTAATTCAGGAAAGGAAAAATCCAAAGCCATCGAAGAGTTAAGGCAGGACTTTGATTTAGCAGTACTGCTGCATTGTACATCGATGGCAAGAAGCAGTTTTTATTACTATCAAAAACGCTTTCAAATGAAAGATAAATATGCGGAAATAAAAGAAATGATTAAGCAGATTTATCATCGTCACAAAGGAAGGTTGGGCTATAGAAGAATTACTTTGCTTTTGAAAGAAAAAGGAATTTTGATTAATCACAAAACGGTTTTACGACTTATGAAAATATTAGGTTTAAAGAGTATTATCCGAGTGAAGAAATATAAATCTTACAAGGGAGAGCAGGGGAAAATTGCGCCCAATGTTCTACAGAGGGATTTCAAATCGGACACTCCTAATCAGAAATGGGCAACCGATGTTACAGAGTTTAATGTATCGGGTAATAAACTTTACCTATCTCCAATCATCGATTTATTTAATGGTGAAATTGTCAGTTTTGACTTATCTGAAAGACCTGTGTTTAGCCAAATCATCAGAATGCTAAAGAAATCATTCAGAAAAGTAAAATCTACACAAAACATCATTCTACATTCTGATCAAGGTTGGCAATATCAAATGAAACATTACCAAAACTTGTTAAAAGAAAAAGGTATTATTCAAAGTATGTCCCGAAAAGGAAACTGTTTGGACAATGCGGTGATAGAAAACTTTTTTGGAACGATAAAATCAGAAATGTTTTATACCAGAAAGTTTGGTTCCATTCAGGAACTTAAGATCGAAATAGTGAAGTACATTCACTATTACAACAATGATAGAATAAGACTCAATCTCAAAGGAAAGAGTCCGGTACAGTACCGAACTCTTTCCTTTGAAAATATTGTTTAA
- a CDS encoding RNA methyltransferase, which yields MQPTKKLKLEELGRIDVETFKKTEKIPLLVVLDNVRSMHNVGAAFRTADAFLVEKIILCGITPKPPHREIHKAALGATESVDWQFYENVKEAVIDLKTLGYEVLGIEQTTNSVMITDFNIDRTKKYALVLGNEVDGISDEILSDLDECLEIPQLGTKHSLNVSVCGGIVMWEFFKGLK from the coding sequence ATGCAACCTACCAAAAAACTGAAATTAGAAGAATTAGGAAGAATAGATGTAGAAACCTTCAAAAAGACGGAGAAAATTCCGTTGTTGGTGGTTTTAGATAATGTAAGAAGTATGCATAATGTAGGTGCGGCTTTCCGAACTGCAGATGCTTTTTTGGTGGAGAAAATTATTCTTTGTGGCATTACTCCGAAACCGCCTCACAGAGAAATTCACAAAGCAGCATTAGGCGCAACTGAAAGTGTAGATTGGCAATTTTATGAGAATGTAAAAGAAGCTGTAATAGATTTAAAAACTCTGGGTTACGAAGTTTTAGGAATAGAACAGACCACTAACTCTGTGATGATTACAGATTTTAACATTGATAGAACTAAAAAATATGCTTTGGTTTTAGGCAATGAAGTAGACGGAATTTCTGATGAAATTTTATCCGATTTAGATGAATGTCTAGAAATTCCACAGTTGGGAACTAAACATTCTCTAAATGTTTCGGTTTGCGGTGGAATCGTGATGTGGGAATTTTTTAAAGGTCTAAAGTAG
- a CDS encoding ribosomal maturation YjgA family protein codes for MIFNYKYFLTTIFLFLAEVSIATFFKDIFWLRAYFGDVLVVILIYTFMLTFLEIKNKMLLNIGIFLFACVIEFAQYFHFAEWLGLKDNKIAMIVLGNSFSWIDILCYAMGSFCIFTFHKILK; via the coding sequence ATGATTTTTAATTACAAATATTTCTTAACAACTATATTTCTATTTCTAGCAGAGGTTTCCATCGCTACCTTTTTCAAGGATATTTTTTGGTTGCGAGCTTATTTTGGTGATGTTTTGGTGGTGATTTTGATTTATACTTTTATGCTAACTTTCCTTGAAATTAAAAACAAAATGCTCCTCAATATTGGTATTTTCTTATTTGCTTGTGTCATAGAATTTGCTCAATATTTTCATTTCGCAGAATGGCTTGGGTTAAAAGACAACAAAATTGCCATGATTGTCCTCGGAAATTCTTTTTCTTGGATTGATATTTTGTGCTATGCAATGGGTTCTTTTTGTATTTTTACTTTCCATAAGATTTTAAAATGA
- a CDS encoding acyl-CoA thioesterase — protein sequence MIYYHKHEVRWSDIDANRHLANSSYVQYCAQTRMAFMTKHKMGVAQLNRWGIGPVILHERYSFFKEVYADQEVIVSLEISGSSEDASIYQFTHKFYLPDGTHCATAEATGVWIDMMLRKTTTPPDDILVVMNDFKTENTKLLSREDIKALPFRPENIDASLMDLNR from the coding sequence ATGATTTACTACCATAAACACGAAGTTCGCTGGAGCGATATAGATGCCAACAGACATTTAGCCAACTCTTCTTATGTGCAATATTGTGCGCAAACGAGAATGGCTTTTATGACGAAGCATAAAATGGGAGTGGCACAACTCAACAGATGGGGAATTGGCCCTGTGATTTTGCATGAAAGATATTCTTTTTTCAAAGAGGTTTACGCTGACCAAGAAGTGATTGTTTCGCTAGAAATTTCTGGAAGTTCTGAAGACGCAAGTATTTACCAATTTACACACAAGTTCTATTTACCAGACGGAACTCACTGTGCAACTGCCGAAGCAACGGGAGTTTGGATTGATATGATGCTGAGAAAAACCACGACTCCACCAGATGATATTTTGGTAGTGATGAATGATTTTAAGACAGAAAACACCAAATTATTATCAAGAGAAGACATTAAAGCATTGCCTTTCCGTCCGGAAAATATAGATGCAAGTTTAATGGATTTAAATCGTTAA
- a CDS encoding DUF2625 domain-containing protein — protein MIKYFRILILLFFPIITFGQIKMRPINELINTEDSSWSLVKEWIVNSKNKVEILPISNIEQAKDALYKTQVTTRSPMGAIVYMTGGILIDNGWIRILGSGNEKIKRSLPEWNKGKSFEKYGEPTSFFLIADDVIGGFYVLNNGEFGKDLGKVYYFAPDTLEFEPLDLTYSDFLNFCFNGNLKGFYQDYRWKNWENDISKLNGDEVYNFFPYLWTKEGKNIENASKKIIQIEEQYHLNIDFRKQLKINND, from the coding sequence ATGATAAAATATTTTAGAATTTTAATCTTACTTTTTTTTCCAATAATAACTTTTGGTCAAATTAAAATGCGTCCCATTAATGAACTTATAAACACTGAAGATTCATCTTGGTCACTTGTAAAAGAATGGATTGTTAATTCTAAAAATAAAGTTGAAATTTTACCGATTTCAAACATTGAACAAGCAAAAGATGCTCTTTATAAAACACAAGTTACAACCCGTTCTCCGATGGGAGCAATTGTTTATATGACTGGTGGAATCTTAATTGATAATGGATGGATAAGAATATTAGGTTCTGGAAATGAAAAAATAAAAAGATCATTACCAGAGTGGAATAAAGGAAAATCTTTTGAGAAATATGGAGAGCCAACATCTTTCTTTTTAATTGCAGATGATGTAATTGGCGGTTTTTATGTTCTAAATAATGGGGAATTTGGAAAAGATTTAGGAAAAGTTTATTATTTTGCGCCTGATACTTTAGAATTTGAACCACTTGATTTGACATATTCAGACTTTCTAAATTTTTGTTTTAATGGAAATTTAAAAGGCTTTTATCAAGATTATCGCTGGAAAAACTGGGAAAATGATATCTCGAAATTAAATGGAGATGAAGTTTATAATTTTTTTCCTTATTTGTGGACGAAAGAAGGAAAAAATATAGAAAATGCTTCAAAAAAAATTATTCAAATTGAAGAACAATATCATCTAAATATTGATTTTAGAAAACAACTCAAAATTAATAATGATTAA
- a CDS encoding energy transducer TonB, translated as MKKLIYLIAVIFSSLIFGQVKDTIIDGKKTVIYSSIEKEAVFSKGNAEFQRLIAENFRLKKIRANSLITCEIKFIVEKDGTLSNITATGENESFNKEAIRAVTKIKEKWIPATINGQAVRERFKIPLTINFE; from the coding sequence ATGAAAAAACTAATTTACCTAATCGCTGTAATTTTCAGCAGTTTAATTTTTGGGCAAGTAAAAGACACAATTATTGATGGGAAAAAAACTGTAATTTATTCAAGTATTGAAAAAGAAGCTGTTTTTTCTAAAGGTAATGCCGAGTTCCAAAGATTAATTGCAGAAAATTTTAGACTTAAAAAAATTAGAGCAAACTCTTTAATTACTTGTGAGATTAAATTTATTGTTGAAAAAGACGGGACATTAAGTAATATCACTGCAACTGGAGAAAATGAAAGTTTTAATAAAGAAGCAATACGAGCGGTTACTAAAATTAAAGAAAAATGGATTCCTGCTACAATTAATGGACAAGCAGTAAGAGAAAGATTTAAAATTCCACTGACAATAAATTTTGAATAA
- a CDS encoding DUF4403 family protein — protein MRLSLLFIFLSIFGFSQTGTYQFPKIPSSISVPISLPISEIQRLTNQSITGTLYEDQSYENNDNDQLKTKVEKDGEITMKALTNNRLLFSVPLKIWAEKGIGTLGLYSYQETQFRVVMNFISSVEFSQNWQVKTTTSTAGFVWREKPVLDFGKIKFPLASVIEKILVKQQKDFTTVIDAQIQQKMNLQPYIIKVWNNFSEPMKISDEYNTWLKITPQTVKMSPLEIYLDKMKTTVSIDLFSETFVGTKPSKNPLVNAVPYFTPAQNLGKEFLLKTTTNIPFSEATAIAQKQFQGKEFPFNEGKSKIKVEDIKVYAENENVVIEIQTSGKVNGISYIKGKLVYDAQKHKIGFTKSDFKLKTKNIFHKAITSLFEGKIVKMIEQDYGIPFLDLENASKKSIEESFNKEYQKGFKLSGKVMDFKPTEFLISDEHITTVVDTYAKVELKIEGMSF, from the coding sequence ATGAGACTATCACTTCTATTCATATTTTTATCCATTTTTGGATTTTCACAAACTGGAACTTATCAATTTCCTAAGATTCCTTCTAGCATTTCCGTGCCGATTTCTTTGCCGATTTCAGAAATCCAAAGATTAACGAATCAATCCATCACAGGAACACTTTACGAAGACCAATCTTATGAAAATAATGACAATGACCAACTGAAAACCAAAGTAGAAAAAGATGGCGAAATCACGATGAAAGCATTAACCAACAACCGATTACTATTTTCTGTTCCGCTTAAAATCTGGGCAGAAAAAGGCATCGGAACGCTCGGTTTGTATTCTTATCAAGAAACCCAATTCAGAGTGGTGATGAATTTTATTTCATCCGTAGAATTTTCACAAAATTGGCAAGTGAAAACCACTACTTCTACCGCTGGTTTTGTGTGGCGAGAAAAACCGGTCTTAGATTTTGGGAAAATAAAATTTCCTTTAGCCAGCGTCATCGAAAAAATTCTGGTGAAACAACAAAAAGATTTTACCACTGTAATTGATGCGCAAATCCAACAAAAAATGAATCTTCAACCGTATATTATCAAAGTGTGGAATAATTTTTCTGAACCAATGAAGATTTCTGATGAATACAACACTTGGCTAAAAATTACGCCTCAAACCGTAAAAATGTCGCCACTAGAAATTTACCTTGACAAGATGAAAACTACAGTTTCCATTGATTTGTTCTCGGAAACTTTTGTGGGAACCAAACCTTCGAAAAATCCTTTGGTGAATGCGGTTCCTTATTTTACCCCAGCGCAAAATTTAGGCAAAGAATTTTTACTCAAAACCACCACGAATATTCCTTTTTCTGAAGCTACAGCGATTGCCCAAAAACAATTTCAAGGCAAAGAATTTCCTTTTAACGAAGGGAAATCAAAAATTAAAGTAGAAGACATAAAAGTCTATGCTGAAAACGAAAATGTAGTCATCGAAATTCAAACTTCAGGAAAAGTAAATGGCATTTCTTATATCAAAGGAAAACTCGTTTATGACGCCCAGAAACATAAAATAGGATTCACCAAATCTGATTTTAAACTGAAAACCAAAAATATTTTTCACAAAGCGATTACTTCACTTTTTGAAGGAAAAATCGTGAAAATGATTGAACAAGACTACGGAATTCCGTTTTTAGACCTCGAAAACGCATCAAAAAAATCTATTGAAGAAAGCTTCAACAAAGAATACCAAAAAGGATTTAAACTTTCGGGAAAAGTAATGGATTTTAAACCTACAGAATTCTTAATTTCTGATGAACATATTACAACGGTAGTTGATACTTATGCAAAAGTAGAACTGAAAATCGAAGGAATGAGTTTTTAG
- the thiL gene encoding thiamine-phosphate kinase, which translates to MLEDKKPQLTPISELGEFGLIKHLTENFSIKNSSTERSIGDDAAIINPEGKKVVITSDVLAEGVHFNLGYVPLKHLGYKAVVVNLSDIAAMNAVPTQILVSMAVSNRFPVEALDEIYDGIYRACEKYNVDLVGGDTTSSTSGLVITITAIGLENSENLVTRNGAKTNDLLVVTGDLGGAYMGLQILEREHSVYLANPNMQPEMEGYDYILERQLKPEARTDIKKTLEELDIKPTSMIDVSDGLASEILHLSDQSKVGFRLYEEKIPLDTLTITTADEFNLNPAMCALSGGEDYELLFTISPNDYEKLRNHPDFTVIGHAVDLEQGNFMVLRGSNELAQITAQGWDAFLKK; encoded by the coding sequence ATGTTAGAAGATAAAAAACCTCAATTAACGCCCATTTCTGAATTAGGAGAATTTGGATTGATTAAACACCTTACCGAAAATTTTTCGATTAAAAATTCTTCCACTGAACGTTCTATTGGTGATGATGCTGCAATCATCAATCCTGAAGGGAAAAAGGTAGTGATTACGTCTGATGTTTTAGCAGAAGGAGTACATTTTAATTTGGGCTATGTTCCATTGAAACATTTAGGATACAAAGCAGTAGTGGTGAACTTGAGCGATATTGCCGCAATGAACGCTGTTCCTACACAGATTTTGGTTTCTATGGCGGTTTCTAACAGATTTCCCGTGGAAGCTCTTGATGAAATTTACGATGGAATTTACAGAGCTTGCGAAAAATACAATGTAGATTTGGTGGGTGGAGATACTACCAGTTCTACCTCTGGTTTGGTAATTACGATTACTGCAATTGGATTAGAAAATTCTGAAAATTTAGTTACCAGAAATGGTGCTAAAACCAATGATTTATTAGTAGTTACTGGAGATTTAGGTGGCGCTTATATGGGTTTACAAATTTTGGAAAGAGAACATTCTGTTTATCTCGCCAATCCGAATATGCAACCCGAAATGGAAGGCTACGATTACATTTTGGAACGTCAGTTAAAACCTGAAGCAAGAACTGACATCAAGAAAACGTTAGAAGAACTCGACATAAAACCGACTTCTATGATTGATGTTTCTGATGGTTTAGCTTCGGAAATACTGCATCTTTCTGACCAAAGTAAAGTGGGTTTCAGATTGTATGAAGAAAAAATTCCTTTGGATACACTTACGATTACTACAGCAGATGAATTTAACCTGAATCCTGCAATGTGTGCTTTAAGCGGTGGAGAAGATTATGAATTGTTGTTCACCATTTCTCCAAATGATTACGAAAAACTAAGAAATCATCCAGATTTTACTGTAATTGGTCACGCTGTAGATTTGGAACAGGGTAATTTTATGGTTTTACGAGGAAGCAATGAACTGGCGCAAATTACCGCACAAGGTTGGGATGCTTTTTTGAAGAAATAA